The region TTTCGCCACCAGGCAGCCAGCACTGAGCCACTGACATTGTGCCAAATCGAAAACAAAGTCCCGGCCAGCGCGCTGGCCGGGGCAAAAAACTTCATCGCCAGCGCAACCGCCAGACCCGAGTTTTGTAACCCCACTTCCAGTGCTATCGTTCGGCAGCTTTTTTCAGGTAAACCCAGCTGTCTGGCAACCAGGTACCCAAGTAACAACCCTGTCGTATTGTGCAGCACCACAGCCAACGCCACAATTGGTCCTATGGTTGGTAAGGTAGCAGCATTTAACGCCACCACAATCGCGATGATCAGCACGATAGCAGCCACGGAAAACAGGGGTAATAAAGGAGTGAATCTTTTCACTACATTGCTGAAAAAATGATTGATCAACACGCCTGCCAGTACCGGGAACAACACGATTTTGAGTAAGTTCAGCATCATTCCGGCCAGCGGAATATCCACCACCTGACCGGCCAGTAACTCAACCAGCAAGGGAGTCAGGATCACGCCAGCCAAGGTGCTCATGGCTGTCATGGAAATAGATAAAGCGACATCGCCTTTGGCCAGAAAACACATCACATTGCTGGCCGTGCCTCCGGCGACGCACCCAACCAGCACCATGCCCAGAGTCAGATCGGCATCAAACTGAAACAATATAGCAATCAACAAGGCCACCACCGGCATCACGCTAAACTGCAATACAAGTCCCGTCAGGACAGCTTTAGGCTGGCTGAGAACATGGCGAAAGTCTCCAGGTGTCAGGGTTAATCCCATGGTCAGCATAATGAACGCCAGCAGAGGAATAATGGCGGCTTTTAAGGAGACAAATGGCGCCGGTGAATAAAACGCACACACACTTAGTGCAATGGCCCATACGGGGAACAGTTGAATGACAAGACGCAGCATAGTAAGCGCTCGGTTTGAAAGCAAAAGTGCCTTTGTTATACCTTATTCACTGGCGAAAACAAATCCTGCCACTGTACTCGTTTTTTCTCATCTTTATGATAAGGTTAGGCCTATATTGTGGACATTTCCGAAGGACTGACATGGCCGAGTACCGCTTTTTATCATACCGTTTCGACAGCCAGACCCATACGCTTAAGCAAGGAAAACAGACGCTAGAACTGCGCCCAAAAGCCGCCCAGGTGTTAGGCTACCTGTTACAACATGCCAATATTCTTGTCAC is a window of Pseudoalteromonas sp. R3 DNA encoding:
- a CDS encoding bile acid:sodium symporter family protein, which codes for MLRLVIQLFPVWAIALSVCAFYSPAPFVSLKAAIIPLLAFIMLTMGLTLTPGDFRHVLSQPKAVLTGLVLQFSVMPVVALLIAILFQFDADLTLGMVLVGCVAGGTASNVMCFLAKGDVALSISMTAMSTLAGVILTPLLVELLAGQVVDIPLAGMMLNLLKIVLFPVLAGVLINHFFSNVVKRFTPLLPLFSVAAIVLIIAIVVALNAATLPTIGPIVALAVVLHNTTGLLLGYLVARQLGLPEKSCRTIALEVGLQNSGLAVALAMKFFAPASALAGTLFSIWHNVSGSVLAAWWRKRSRDAQPLPAQPPQEVPDA